Genomic segment of Acidobacteriota bacterium:
CGACTTGAACTGCGTGAGGACCTTGACCTTGTAAAACCCGGAGTTGATGAAGTTGCTCAGGACGAAGTCGATGATCCGGTAGCGGCCCCCGAATGGAACCGCCGGCTTCGCACGATCACGGGTGAGCGGAAACAGGCGTTCCCCCATCCCTCCGGCGAGCACCATCGTCAGAACGTTTCTCGGATTGACTCTTCCTGGCATTCGGGTCTACCACCTATGCAGGGTGTGCGCCTCAGTCCGAAAGCATGTCATAGAGTTCCCGCTTCGAGAGCGAGAATCGCACTGCCAGAACCTTGACTGCGTCGGTCCTCCGCATCCCCGAATCTCGCAGACGGAGAAACTCATTCCGGATGCTCTCAGGGTCGGCGGGCTCGATTTCCCGAACGAGCGGGCCGATGACGAGGGTGATCTCTCCTCGAATTCGATCCCGGCCTCGAAGCTGATCCACGACTTCGGCCGCGCTTCCCCGCACCACCTCTTCGTGAAGCTTGGTCAGCTCGCGGGCGACGGCGATCTCCGCCTGCGGCCACTCGGCGGCCAGATCCTCCAGCGCGCGGACGATTCGATGCGGCGATTCGTAGACGATCACGGTCATTTCCATCTCCTGGATTCGCCGGAACAGAGCGCGTCTTTCTGCCGAGCGCCGCGG
This window contains:
- the rsmI gene encoding 16S rRNA (cytidine(1402)-2'-O)-methyltransferase; the encoded protein is MPGGSLHLIGTPIGNLGDLSERAARAIRECDLLLCEDTRVVSKLLRHIGASPPTESFHEHSEREKVARIADRIESGDSVALVSDAGLPLISDPGFPLVREVISRGLRVEAIPGPFAGVLALVLSGLPPSPFAFLGFLPRRSAERRALFRRIQEMEMTVIVYESPHRIVRALEDLAAEWPQAEIAVARELTKLHEEVVRGSAAEVVDQLRGRDRIRGEITLVIGPLVREIEPADPESIRNEFLRLRDSGMRRTDAVKVLAVRFSLSKRELYDMLSD